One segment of Castanea sativa cultivar Marrone di Chiusa Pesio chromosome 3, ASM4071231v1 DNA contains the following:
- the LOC142629989 gene encoding putative pentatricopeptide repeat-containing protein At5g13230, mitochondrial, translating into MIRLFCYRTLPCINFLTHCRKSNAWICFSQRYFSAQAVQLTRQCTTCMELPSSEFNSHAYATMLQDCVQNGDPTSGKALHSEILKRGGCLDLFGYNILLNMYVKSELLCDAIKLFDEMPERNTISFVTLIQGYAQSLRLVEGVELFARLHREGHELNPFVFSAILKLLVSMGWGELGWTLHACVCKLGHDSNAFVGTTLIDAYSVCGQVDNASEVFDGIVCKDMVSWTGMVACYSENDCFEEALRAFSQMRIIGFKPNNFTFAGVLKACLGLKAFGVAKGVHGCALKTRYEQDLYVGVALLELYTKSGDIDDAQRAFEEIPKKDVIPWSFMIARYAQSDRCEEAVQLFCQMRQAFVVPNQFTFASILQACATMKGLDLGKQIHSHVLKVGLNSDVFVYNALMDVYAKCLRMEDSMDLFLELPNRNDVTWNTMIVGYVQSGDGEKALKLFLDMLEYQVCATEVTYSSVLRACASLAAMDLGVQIHSLTVKTIYNKNIVVGNALIDMYAKCGSIKDARTIFDTLNERDEVSWNAMISGYSMHGLGREALNFFEMMQDMKCKPNKLTFVGVLSACSNAGLLDQGQAYFNSMVQDYGIEPCIEHYTCLVWLLGRSGHLDKAFKLIKEIPFEPSVMVWRALLGACVIHNDVELGRISAQRVFEMEPQDEATHVLLSNIYATARRWGNVASVRKNMKRKGVKKEPGLSWIENQGIVHYFTVGDTSHPEMKIINGMLESLKMKTRKAGYVPNHNAVLVDVDDDEKEHLLWVHSERLALAYGLIKMPSGSPIRIIKNLRICVDCHVAMKLISKVVQRDIIIRDMNRFHHFKDGVCCCGDYW; encoded by the coding sequence ATGATCAGATTGTTTTGTTACAGAACTCTGCCTTGTATAAATTTCTTAACACATTGCAGAAAATCCAACGCTTGGATATGCTTCTCACAACGTTATTTCTCAGCCCAAGCGGTCCAATTGACCCGGCAATGCACGACTTGTATGGAGCTTCCAAGCTCAGAGTTCAACTCTCACGCATACGCCACTATGCTTCAAGATTGTGTCCAAAACGGTGACCCAACTTCAGGGAAGGCTCTCCACTCTGAGATTCTGAAAAGAGGTGGCTGTTTAGACTTGTTCGGATACAACATTCTTCTCAACATGTATGTGAAATCGGAGTTGTTGTGTGATGCTATTAAACTGTTCGACGAAATGCCTGAGAGAAACACGATCTCATTTGTTACTTTAATTCAGGGATACGCGCAGTCCTTGAGACTCGTTGAGGGTGTGGAGTTGTTTGCCAGGTTACATAGAGAGGGTCACGAGCTtaacccttttgttttttctgcGATTTTGAAGTTGCTTGTGAGTATGGGATGGGGTGAACTAGGTTGGACACTTCATGCTTGTGTTTGTAAGCTTGGTCATGACTCTAATGCATTTGTTGGGACTACTCTTATTGATGCTTATTCTGTTTGTGGGCAAGTTGATAATGCTAGTGAAGTTTTTGATGGGATTGTATGTAAGGATATGGTTTCTTGGACTGGGATGGTAGCTTGTTATTCTGAGAATGATTGTTTTGAAGAGGCATTAAGAGCCTTTTCTCAAATGAGGATAATTGGGTTCAAGCCAAATAATTTTACTTTTGCTGGTGTGCTCAAGGCCTGTCTTGGACTGAAGGCTTTTGGTGTGGCGAAGGGTGTTCATGGGTGTGCATTGAAAACTCGCTATGAACAGGATCTTTATGTGGGTGTTGCATTACTTGAACTGTACACGAAGTCTGGAGACATTGATGATGCTCAGCGGGCATTCGAGGAGATCCCTAAGAAAGACGTGATTCCTTGGAGTTTCATGATTGCACGTTATGCTCAAAGTGATCGGTGTGAAGAAGCTGTGCAATTGTTTTGTCAAATGAGGCAAGCTTTTGTTGTACCTAATCAGTTTACATTTGCTAGTATCCTGCAAGCTTGTGCAACTATGAAAGGTTTAGATTTGGGGAAGCAGATCCATTCTCATGTACTCAAAGTTGGTCTCAACTCAGATGTGTTTGTTTACAATGCCCTCATGGATGTCTATGCTAAGTGTTTGAGGATGGAGGACTCTATGGATCTATTTTTGGAATTGCCAAACAGAAATGATGTTACTTGGAACACTATGATTGTTGGCTACGTGCAGTCAGGTGATGGGGAGAAGGCACTCAAGTTATTTTTAGATATGCTTGAATACCAGGTGTGTGCGACAGAAGTGACATACTCTAGTGTACTTCGAGCTTGTGCTAGTCTGGCAGCCATGGATCTGGGAGTTCAGATCCATTCCTTGACAGTCAAAACCATTTATAACAAGAATATTGTTGTTGGTAATGCTTTAATAGATATGTATGCTAAGTGTGGGAGCATTAAGGATGCCCGAACTATATTTGACACATTGAATGAACGAGATGAAGTTTCATGGAACGCTATGATCTCAGGATATTCTATGCATGGTTTGGGTAGGGAggctctaaatttttttgaaatgatgCAGGATATGAAGTGTAAACCAAACAAATTAACTTTTGTTGGCGTTCTGTCAGCTTGTAGCAATGCAGGGCTACTAGATCAAGGGCAAGCTTATTTTAATTCTATGGTGCAAGATTATGGCATCGAACCATGTATAGAGCACTATACTTGTTTGGTCTGGCTTCTAGGGAGATCAGGACATCTTGATAAGGCTTTCAAGTTGATCAAGGAAATCCCATTTGAGCCTAGTGTTATGGTTTGGCGTGCTTTGCTTGGGGCTTGTGTTATCCATAATGATGTTGAGCTTGGTAGAATTTCTGCACAGCGTGTCTTTGAAATGGAACCCCAAGATGAAGCAACCCATGTGTTATTGTCAAATATATATGCCACTGCAAGGAGGTGGGGAAATGTTGCTTCAGTTAGGAAAAACATGAAGAGGAAAGGAGTAAAGAAGGAACCAGGTCTCAGTTGGATTGAGAACCAGGGAATAGTTCATTATTTCACTGTTGGAGATACTTCACATCctgaaatgaaaataattaatggGATGCTGGAATCTTTGAAAATGAAAACCAGGAAGGCAGGATATGTTCCTAACCATAATGCAGTTTTGGTTGATGTGGATGATGATGAAAAGGAGCATCTCTTATGGGTACATAGTGAAAGATTAGCTCTTGCTTATGGGCTAATTAAAATGCCATCTGGGAGCCCTATTCGTATCATTAAAAACCTCCGAATATGTGTGGATTGTCATGTTGCAATGAAGTTAATATCAAAGGTTGTGCAGCGAGATATAATTATCAGAGACATGAATCGGTTCCATCATTTTAAGGATGGGGTTTGCTGTTGTGGTGATTATTGGTGA